From one Candidatus Binatus sp. genomic stretch:
- the rbfA gene encoding 30S ribosome-binding factor RbfA, with product MAEGRRPERVAEAILRELSGLLVRDLRDPRLRGITLTGVKMDDDLRHGRVYFSHLEGSVRAPAAVAGFRSASGFIRREIGKSLGLRYTPELDFEFDPALERAARIDALLKQSAPKD from the coding sequence TTGGCTGAAGGTCGAAGACCAGAGCGCGTCGCCGAGGCGATCTTGAGAGAACTGTCCGGGCTGCTGGTCCGCGATCTCCGCGACCCGCGCCTGCGCGGCATCACGCTGACCGGCGTCAAGATGGACGACGACTTGCGCCACGGCCGCGTCTATTTCTCCCATCTGGAGGGTTCCGTGCGCGCACCCGCCGCGGTCGCCGGCTTCAGGAGCGCCAGCGGCTTCATCCGGCGCGAGATAGGCAAGTCGCTGGGGCTTAGATATACGCCCGAGCTGGATTTCGAATTCGACCCCGCACTCGAGCGCGCCGCCCGCATCGACGCGCTGCTCAAGCAATCCGCCCCCAAGGATTGA
- a CDS encoding PIN domain-containing protein: MIALDTSSTIAFLSGERGRDVTAVEAALRFRQGVFPPVVVTELLSDPIVRADIAALIRAVPQLEILDGYWERAGELRAGLLRRGLKARLADTLIAQSCIDHEVALVTRDRDFRNFAIHAGLSLE; this comes from the coding sequence GTGATCGCGCTCGACACCAGCTCCACCATAGCCTTCCTGTCCGGCGAACGCGGAAGGGATGTGACCGCCGTCGAAGCCGCTCTGAGGTTTCGACAGGGCGTGTTTCCGCCGGTCGTAGTGACTGAACTTCTCAGCGATCCTATAGTTCGCGCCGACATTGCGGCTCTCATTCGCGCCGTTCCCCAGCTCGAAATCCTCGACGGCTATTGGGAGCGGGCGGGCGAGCTTCGCGCCGGCCTTTTGCGTCGAGGTCTCAAGGCGCGCCTGGCCGATACGCTCATCGCGCAGTCGTGCATTGACCACGAAGTAGCGCTGGTGACGCGAGACCGGGATTTCCGCAATTTTGCGATTCACGCCGGTCTGAGTCTCGAATAG